The following are from one region of the Salmo trutta chromosome 20, fSalTru1.1, whole genome shotgun sequence genome:
- the LOC115155482 gene encoding heterogeneous nuclear ribonucleoprotein A3: protein MEGHEAREPEQLRKLFIGGLSFETTEESLRIHFEQWGNLTDSVVMRDPNNKRSRGFGFVTYSCVEEVDACMAARPHKVDGRVVEPKRAVSREDSNRPGAHLRVKKIFVGGIKEDTEEDHIREYFETYGRIETIDIMEERATGKKRGFCFVSFDDNDTVDKIVAQKYHTINTHNCEVRKALSKQEMMEASNQSRGGGSGNFMGRGGNFGRGGYSGGRGGYGGGDGYGGDGGNYSGGPGYGGGRGGGGYGGGGPGYGNQGGGYNNYNDGGNLGGNFGGGGGGGGNYNDFGNYRGQQSSYGPMKGNDFGGRNSASPYGGGYGSGSGSGGGYGSQRY, encoded by the exons ATGGAG GGTCATGAAGCTAGGGAGCCTGAACAGCTCAGGAAGCTGTTCATTGGGGGCCTCAGTTTTGAAACCACTGAAGAAAGTTTAAGGATCCATTTTGAACAATGGGGAAACCTCACAGATAGTGTG GTGATGCGGGACCCAAACAACAAGCGCTCTAGAGGGTTCGGCTTTGTAACATACTCCTGTGTGGAGGAGGTTGATGCCTGCATGGCAGCTCGCCCTCATAAGGTGGACGGGCGTGTTGTCGAACCTAAAAGGGCTGTGTCGAGAGAG GACTCCAACAGACCAGGTGCCCACCTGAGGGTGAAGAAGATCTTTGTTGGGGGTATCAAGGAGGACACGGAGGAGGACCATATCAGAGAGTACTTTGAGACCTACGGGAGGATCGAGACCATTGACATTATGGAGGAACGCGCAACTGGGAAGAAGAGGGGATTCTGCTTTGTTTCATTTGATGACAATGACACCGTGGATAAAATTGTTG CTCAAAAATACcacacaataaacacacacaactgCGAAGTCAGAAAAGCACTTTCAAAACAGGAAATGATGGAAGCGTCCAACCAGA GTAGGGGTGGTGGCTCTGGGAACTTCATGGGTAGAGGCGGCAACTTTGGACGAG GAGGCtacagtggaggaagaggaggttatgGAGGAGGGGATGGATATGGGGGAGATG GTGGGAACTATAGTGGAGGTCCTGGCTACGGAGGTGGACGTGGTGGAGGGGGTTATGGGGGAGGAGGTCCTGGGTATGGAAACCAGGGAGGAGGATATAATAACTACAATGACGGAGGCAACTTGGGAG GAAActttggtggtggaggaggaggaggtggaaattACAATGACTTTGGTAACTACAGAGGACAGCAATCTAGCTATGGCCCCATGAAGGGAAACGACTTTGGTGGCAGAAACTCTGCTAGCCCCTATGGAG